The following proteins are co-located in the Manihot esculenta cultivar AM560-2 chromosome 9, M.esculenta_v8, whole genome shotgun sequence genome:
- the LOC110622379 gene encoding ALBINO3-like protein 2, chloroplastic isoform X1, with the protein MGIPKLLLSHLRRSRAVSSLNSLSRAYVSHFLINPTPLLSQAPIPSHNPRGPHYANAFTSFHLFNNRSFSTRSDDDLEFFADSVTMSGVESKPPEFAVNEVAEAVVKGSTGGEESILPVRALISLLDGFHDLTGLPWWIVIISATVSMRVLLFPLLVLQLNKLKRISELLPKCEFSLFLFFCSQDTVYALLYCFIIVSMTLVGEDSLVVVL; encoded by the exons ATGGGTATTCCCAAGCTCTTGCTCTCTCACCTCCGCCGTTCTCGTGCCGTCTCCTCTCTAAACTCTCTCTCTCGTGCCTATGTTTCTCACTTCCTTATAAACCCTACCCCGCTCCTCTCGCAAGCTCCAATTCCCTCTCATAATCCCCGCGGGCCTCACTACGCGAACGCATTCACTTCTTTTCATTTGTTTAACAATCGATCCTTCTCGACTCGATCAGATGACGACTTGGAGTTTTTCGCCGACTCAGTTACCATGTCTGGCGTCGAGTCAAAGCCTCCAGAATTTGCAGTTAATGAGGTTGCCGAAGCTGTAGTTAAGGGTAGCACTGGCGGCGAGGAGTCGATTCTTCCTGTTCGAGCATTGATTTCGTTGCTTGATGGGTTTCATGATCTCACTGGCTTGCCTTG GTGGATAGTTATTATTTCAGCCACAGTATCTATGCGAGTTTTGTTGTTCCCTTTACTTGTTCTGCAACTTAACAAGTTGAAGCGTATATCGGAGTTACTTCCAAAATGTGAGTTTTCACTGTTTCTTTTCTTCTGCAGCCAAGACACTGTTTATGCATTACTATATTGCTTCATAATAGTTTCAATGACGTTGGTGGGGGAGGATTCGTTGGTCGTAGTCCTATAG
- the LOC122724650 gene encoding putative dynamin-related protein 4A: MGSSPTALEIIGYEEDSLALVHEEDDEKIESHVPLVSSYNDHIRPLLDAVDKLRHLNVTKEGIQLPTIVVVGDQSSGKSSVLESLAGINLPRGQGICTRVPLVMRLQHHPSPTPELFLEFSGKIVATDEAHVADAINIATDEIAGDGKGISNTPLTLVVKKKGVPDLTMVDLPGITRVPVHGQPEDIYEQIAGIIMEYIRPEESIILNVLSATVDFPTCESIRMSRQVDKTGERTLAVVTKSDKAPEGLLEKVTADDVNIGQD; encoded by the coding sequence ATGGGTTCTTCCCCAACTGCCCTAGAAATTATAGGATATGAAGAGGATTCACTTGCTTTGGTTCATGAAGAAGATGACGAAAAAATTGAAAGCCATGTGCCCCTTGTGTCATCTTATAACGATCATATTCGTCCACTTCTTGATGCAGTTGATAAGCTTAGGCACCTCAATGTCACGAAAGAAGGTATACAGCTCCCCACCATCGTTGTTGTTGGGGATCAATCTTCTGGAAAATCCAGCGTTCTTGAATCGCTAGCTGGTATCAACCTTCCCCGTGGCCAGGGCATTTGCACCAGAGTTCCCCTTGTAATGAGGCTGCAACACCACCCATCTCCCACACCGGAGCTTTTCCTGGAGTTCAGTGGCAAAATAGTAGCCACTGATGAAGCTCACGTCGCAGATGCTATTAATATTGCCACTGATGAGATTGCAGGAGATGGAAAGGGCATATCCAACACTCCATTAACTCTGGTAGTGAAAAAGAAAGGTGTTCCTGATCTTACTATGGTTGATCTCCCAGGAATCACTAGAGTTCCTGTTCATGGTCAGCCGGAGGATATCTACGAGCAGATTGCAGGTATTATCATGGAGTATATAAGGCCTGAAGAGAGTATTATTCTGAATGTGTTGTCTGCAACTGTGGATTTTCCCACTTGTGAATCCATTAGGATGTCACGGCAAGTGGACAAGACTGGTGAGAGAACTCTTGCTGTGGTCACCAAGTCTGATAAGGCACCTGAAGGGCTGCTTGAGAAGGTTACTGCAGATGATGTGAATATAGGCCAGGATTGA
- the LOC110622750 gene encoding probable UDP-arabinopyranose mutase 5 isoform X2, protein MRTPPSLLSLAIDTAVLHLPHFSDLYPLPEHILLDLFLRTLKAGKLNEKVLNLFMATGKDEILSVIQALNIQHVLTPVLPTINIKDSDVDIVIGALNSDLTQFMNEWRSIFSQFHLIIVKDPDLNEELKIPEGFNIDVYTKSHMDQVVGSSTSVLFSGYSCRYFGFLISHKKYIVSIDDDCIPAKDEKGFLVDAVEQHIVNLTTPATPLFFNTLYDPYREGADFVRGYPFSLRNGVTCALSCGLWLNLADLDAPTQALKPGQRNSRYVDAVMTVPARAMMPISGINIAFNRELVGPTLLPALRLAGEGKLRWETMEDIWSGMCVKVVCDHLGLGVKSGLPYVWRKDRGNAIESLKKEWEGMKLMEEVVPFFQSVRLPQTAATAEDCVVEIANAVKQQLGPIDPVFSRAAEAMSEWVKLWKSLGSGSSSL, encoded by the exons ATGAGAACCCCGCCGTCGTTGTTATCCCTAGCTATAGACACTGCTGTTCTTCATCTTCCTCACTTCTCTGATCTCTACCCCCTCCCTGAGCACATCCTCCTCGATCTCTTCCTG AGAACTTTGAAAGCTGGAAAGCTGAATGAGAAAGTTTTGAATCTGTTCATGGCAACTGGCAAAGATGAAATCCTTTCAGTTATCCAGGCACTTAATATCCAGCATGTCCTCACCCCTGTCCTTCCTACCA TTAACATCAAGGACAGTGATGTAGATATTGTTATAGGGGCCCTCAACTCAGACCTGACACAATTCATGAATGAATGGAGATCGATATTCTCTCAGTTCCACTTGATAATTGTCAAAGACCCTGATCTGAATGAAGAACTCAAGATACCAGAAGGATTTAATATAGATGTCTATACTAAATCTCATATGGATCAGGTAGTGGGCTCTTCCACTTCTGTTCTCTTCTCTGGATATTCATGCAGGTATTTTGGGTTTCTCATATCTCATAAAAAATACATTGTTTCAATTGATGATGACTGCATCCCTGCCAAGGATGAAAAAGGTTTCTTAGTAGATGCTGTGGAGCAGCATATTGTGAACCTGACAACTCCAGCCACCCCTTTATTCTTTAATACACTATATGACCCTTATCGTGAGGGGGCAGATTTTGTTCGTGGATACCCATTTAGCCTTCGAAATGGGGTTACATGTGCTTTGTCATGCGGACTATGGCTTAATTTAGCTGACCTTGATGCACCTACCCAAGCCCTGAAGCCAGGACAGAGGAATTCTCGATATGTTGATGCAGTGATGACAGTTCCGGCAAGAGCCATGATGCCCATCAGTGGAATCAATATTGCTTTTAATCGTGAATTAGTAGGCCCTACTTTGTTGCCGGCTTTGAGGCTAGCTGGGGAAGGAAAGTTGAGATGGGAAACAATGGAAGATATATGGAGTGGAATGTGTGTTAAGGTCGTATGCGATCACCTTGGGCTGGGTGTGAAAAGTGGCTTGCCTTATGTGTGGAGAAAAGATAGAGGAAATGCCATAGAGAGCTTGAAAAAAGAGTGGGAAGGGATGAAACTGATGGAGGAAGTAGTCCCTTTCTTTCAGTCAGTGAGGCTGCCTCAAACAGCAGCCACAGCAGAAGACTGTGTGGTTGAGATCGCAAATGCAGTGAAGCAACAGTTGGGACCAATAGATCCTGTTTTTTCTCGTGCTGCTGAGGCCATGTCGGAGTGGGTCAAGCTCTGGAAATCCCTTGGCTCCGGTTCCTCTTCACTATAG
- the LOC110622750 gene encoding probable UDP-arabinopyranose mutase 5 isoform X1, producing the protein MSVVNIKDSDVDIVIGALNSDLTQFMNEWRSIFSQFHLIIVKDPDLNEELKIPEGFNIDVYTKSHMDQVVGSSTSVLFSGYSCRYFGFLISHKKYIVSIDDDCIPAKDEKGFLVDAVEQHIVNLTTPATPLFFNTLYDPYREGADFVRGYPFSLRNGVTCALSCGLWLNLADLDAPTQALKPGQRNSRYVDAVMTVPARAMMPISGINIAFNRELVGPTLLPALRLAGEGKLRWETMEDIWSGMCVKVVCDHLGLGVKSGLPYVWRKDRGNAIESLKKEWEGMKLMEEVVPFFQSVRLPQTAATAEDCVVEIANAVKQQLGPIDPVFSRAAEAMSEWVKLWKSLGSGSSSL; encoded by the coding sequence ATGTCAGTAGTTAACATCAAGGACAGTGATGTAGATATTGTTATAGGGGCCCTCAACTCAGACCTGACACAATTCATGAATGAATGGAGATCGATATTCTCTCAGTTCCACTTGATAATTGTCAAAGACCCTGATCTGAATGAAGAACTCAAGATACCAGAAGGATTTAATATAGATGTCTATACTAAATCTCATATGGATCAGGTAGTGGGCTCTTCCACTTCTGTTCTCTTCTCTGGATATTCATGCAGGTATTTTGGGTTTCTCATATCTCATAAAAAATACATTGTTTCAATTGATGATGACTGCATCCCTGCCAAGGATGAAAAAGGTTTCTTAGTAGATGCTGTGGAGCAGCATATTGTGAACCTGACAACTCCAGCCACCCCTTTATTCTTTAATACACTATATGACCCTTATCGTGAGGGGGCAGATTTTGTTCGTGGATACCCATTTAGCCTTCGAAATGGGGTTACATGTGCTTTGTCATGCGGACTATGGCTTAATTTAGCTGACCTTGATGCACCTACCCAAGCCCTGAAGCCAGGACAGAGGAATTCTCGATATGTTGATGCAGTGATGACAGTTCCGGCAAGAGCCATGATGCCCATCAGTGGAATCAATATTGCTTTTAATCGTGAATTAGTAGGCCCTACTTTGTTGCCGGCTTTGAGGCTAGCTGGGGAAGGAAAGTTGAGATGGGAAACAATGGAAGATATATGGAGTGGAATGTGTGTTAAGGTCGTATGCGATCACCTTGGGCTGGGTGTGAAAAGTGGCTTGCCTTATGTGTGGAGAAAAGATAGAGGAAATGCCATAGAGAGCTTGAAAAAAGAGTGGGAAGGGATGAAACTGATGGAGGAAGTAGTCCCTTTCTTTCAGTCAGTGAGGCTGCCTCAAACAGCAGCCACAGCAGAAGACTGTGTGGTTGAGATCGCAAATGCAGTGAAGCAACAGTTGGGACCAATAGATCCTGTTTTTTCTCGTGCTGCTGAGGCCATGTCGGAGTGGGTCAAGCTCTGGAAATCCCTTGGCTCCGGTTCCTCTTCACTATAG
- the LOC110622181 gene encoding dynamin-related protein 4C — translation MKSLPNGQATVEYEEDSLASANKKEDASIKIHAPIVSSYNDHIRPLLDAVDQLRNLKIMKEGIQLPTIVVVGDQSSGKSSVLESLAGIDLPRGQGICTRVPLVMRLQHHPSPTPELFLEFSGKIVATDEAHVADAINIATDEIAGDGKGISNTPLTLVVKKKGVPDLTMVDLPGITRVPVHGQPENIYEQIAGIIMEYIRPEESIILNVLSATVDFPTCESIRMSQQVDKTGERTLAVVTKSDKAPEGLLEKVTADDVNIGLGYVCVRNRIGDESYEEAREEEAKLFKNHHLLSRIDKSMVGIPVLAQKLTQIQATIIARCLPDIVRKINDRLNASISELNRMPKTLSSTAEAMTAFMGIVGSAKESLRKILIRGEFDEYLDDYNMHCTARLGEMLNLYSDELHKCSESDPRRNFLVEEIRILEESRGIELPNFLPRAAFLSILQRKVEGIARMPIDFIEKVWAYIESVVVSVLMHHAENYHHLQLSARRAGHNLISKMKEQSINWISEIVQMEKMTDYTCSPEYMSEWNKLMGQLDTFRNRILSQGHPKAEIAGIGEVEVGNIRASQNVLHQAFDLRMRMTAYWKIVLRRLVDYMALHLQYSVQNLVNKEMEKEIISELMSSHEGAVEKMLEESPSVAGKREKLNVSIKLLGESKKILGNIMDKIATYND, via the coding sequence ATGAAATCTTTGCCAAATGGCCAAGCAACTGTAGAATATGAAGAGGATTCACTTGCTTCGGCTAATAAAAAAGAAGATGCAAGTATTAAAATACATGCACCCATCGTGTCATCTTACAATGATCATATTCGTCCACTTCTTGATGCAGTTGATCAGCTTAGGAACCTCAAGATCATGAAAGAAGGTATACAGCTCCCCACCATCGTTGTTGTTGGGGATCAATCTTCCGGAAAATCGAGTGTTCTTGAATCGCTAGCCGGTATCGACCTTCCCCGTGGCCAGGGCATTTGCACCAGAGTTCCCCTTGTAATGAGGCTGCAACACCACCCATCTCCCACACCGGAGCTCTTCCTGGAGTTCAGTGGCAAAATAGTAGCCACTGATGAAGCTCACGTCGCAGATGCTATTAATATTGCCACTGATGAGATTGCAGGAGATGGAAAGGGCATATCCAACACTCCATTAACTCTGGTAGTGAAAAAGAAAGGTGTTCCTGATCTTACTATGGTTGATCTCCCAGGAATCACTAGAGTTCCTGTTCATGGTCAGCCGGAGAATATCTACGAGCAGATTGCAGGTATTATCATGGAGTATATAAGGCCTGAAGAGAGTATTATTCTGAATGTTTTGTCTGCAACTGTGGATTTTCCTACTTGTGAATCCATTAGGATGTCACAGCAAGTGGACAAGACTGGTGAGAGAACTCTTGCTGTGGTCACCAAGTCTGATAAGGCACCTGAAGGGCTGCTTGAGAAAGTTACTGCAGATGATGTGAATATAGGCCTGGGTTATGTCTGTGTGAGGAATCGAATTGGTGATGAATCTTACGAGGAGGCGCGAGAGGAAGAAGCtaaattgttcaaaaatcatcaTCTTCTCTCCAGGATTGATAAATCTATGGTGGGTATTCCAGTTCTGGCTCAAAAACTGACTCAAATTCAAGCAACTATCATAGCCAGGTGCTTGCCAGATATAGTGAGAAAGATTAATGACAGGCTGAACGCAAGCATTTCAGAGCTGAATAGGATGCCTAAGACCCTTTCTTCAACTGCTGAAGCCATGACAGCTTTCATGGGCATTGTTGGATCAGCGAAAGAGTCTCTCAGGAAAATCCTTATCAGAGGAGAGTTTGACGAGTACCTTGATGATTATAATATGCATTGTACTGCTAGATTGGGTGAAATGCTCAACCTTTACTCAGATGAACTTCATAAATGCTCTGAAAGTGACCCTAGAAGGAACTTCCTGGTGGAGGAGATACGTATTCTGGAGGAATCCAGAGGGATTGAACTGCCAAATTTCCTTCCTCGCGCTGCCTTCCTGAGCATTCTGCAGAGAAAAGTTGAGGGGATAGCAAGAATGCCTATCGATTTCATTGAAAAAGTATGGGCTTACATTGAAAGTGTGGTAGTGTCTGTTTTGATGCATCACGCCGAGAATTACCACCATCTTCAGTTATCTGCCAGACGAGCAGGCCATAATCTTATATCAAAAATGAAAGAGCAGTCTATTAACTGGATTTCAGAAATCGTTCAAATGgagaagatgacagattacacTTGCAGTCCTGAATACATGAGTGAATGGAACAAGCTCATGGGCCAACTGGATACATTTAGGAATAGAATCCTGTCACAAGGGCATCCTAAGGCAGAGATTGCAGGTATTGGAGAGGTTGAAGTTGGGAATATCAGAGCAAGTCAGAATGTTCTGCACCAAGCTTTTGACCTGAGGATGAGAATGACCGCTTACTGGAAGATTGTATTGAGGAGATTGGTTGATTATATGGCTCTGCATTTGCAGTACAGTGTTCAAAATCTTGTCAACAAAGAGATGGAAAAAGAGATCATTAGCGAGTTGATGAGTAGTCATGAAGGTGCAGTAGAAAAAATGCTGGAGGAATCGCCGTCGGTTGCTGGTAAACGTGAGAAGCTGAACGTGAGCATCAAGTTGCTTGGAGAGTCCAAGAAAATCTTGGGAAATATCATGGATAAAATTGCTACTTATAATGATTAG
- the LOC122724651 gene encoding dynamin-related protein 4C-like produces the protein MVGIPVLAQKLSQIQATIIARCLPDIVRNIDDKLKASISELNRMPKTLASPAEAMAAFMGIVGSAKESLRKILIRGEFDEYVDDYHMHCTARLVEMLNLYSDELHKCSESDPRTNFLVEEIRVLEEAKGIELPNFLPHTAFLSILQRKVEGISRMPIHFFEKVWAYIEKIVQMEKMTDYTCSPEYMNEWNKLMGQLDTFKNRILTYGYSKAEIAGIGEVDAGNIREHQNVLHQAFDLKMKMTAYWKIVLRRLVDYMALQLQFSVQNLVNKEMEKEIVSELMSSHGGAVETMLEESPSVAAKREKLNMSIKLLGESKKVLGNIMDKIATYND, from the exons ATGGTGGGTATTCCAGTTCTGGCTCAAAAactgtctcaaattcaagcaACTATCATAGCCAGGTGCTTGCCAGATATAGTGAGAAATATTGATGACAAGCTAAAAGCAAGCATTTCAGAGCTGAATAGGATGCCTAAGACCCTTGCTTCTCCAGCTGAAGCCATGGCAGCTTTCATGGGTATTGTTGGATCAGCCAAAGAGTCTCTCAGGAAAATACTTATCAGAGGAGAGTTTGACGAGTACGTTGATGATTATCATATGCATTGCACTGCTAGATTGGTAGAAATGCTCAATCTTTACTCAGATGAACTTCATAAATGCTCTGAAAGTGACCCTAGGACGAACTTCCTGGTGGAGGAGATTCGTGTTCTGGAGGAAGCCAAAGGGATTGAACTGCCAAATTTCCTTCCTCACACTGCCTTCCTCAGTATTCTGCAGAGAAAAGTTGAGGGGATATCAAGAATGCCTATCCATTTCTTTGAAAAAGTGTGGGCTTACATTGAAA AAATAGTTCAAATGgagaagatgacagattacacTTGCAGTCCTGAATACATGAATGAATGGAACAAGCTCATGGGCCAACTGGATACATTTAAGAATAGAATCCTGACATATGGGTATTCTAAGGCAGAGATTGCAGGTATTGGAGAGGTTGACGCTGGGAATATCAGAGAACATCAGAATGTTCTGCACCAAGCTTTTGACCTGAAGATGAAAATGACAGCTTACTGGAAGATTGTATTGAGGAGACTGGTTGATTATATGGCTCTGCAATTGCAGTTCAGCGTTCAAAATCTTGTGAACAAAGAGATGGAAAAGGAGATCGTTAGCGAGTTGATGAGCAGTCACGGAGGTGCAGTAGAAACAATGCTGGAGGAATCGCCCTCAGTTGCTGCTAAACGTGAGAAGCTGAACATGAGCATCAAGTTGCTTGGAGAGTCCAAGAAGGTTTTGGGAAATATCATGGACAAGATTGCTACCTATAATGATTAG
- the LOC110622379 gene encoding uncharacterized protein LOC110622379 isoform X2: MGIPKLLLSHLRRSRAVSSLNSLSRAYVSHFLINPTPLLSQAPIPSHNPRGPHYANAFTSFHLFNNRSFSTRSDDDLEFFADSVTMSGVESKPPEFAVNEVAEAVVKGSTGGEESILPVRALISLLDGFHDLTGLPCQDTVYALLYCFIIVSMTLVGEDSLVVVL; this comes from the exons ATGGGTATTCCCAAGCTCTTGCTCTCTCACCTCCGCCGTTCTCGTGCCGTCTCCTCTCTAAACTCTCTCTCTCGTGCCTATGTTTCTCACTTCCTTATAAACCCTACCCCGCTCCTCTCGCAAGCTCCAATTCCCTCTCATAATCCCCGCGGGCCTCACTACGCGAACGCATTCACTTCTTTTCATTTGTTTAACAATCGATCCTTCTCGACTCGATCAGATGACGACTTGGAGTTTTTCGCCGACTCAGTTACCATGTCTGGCGTCGAGTCAAAGCCTCCAGAATTTGCAGTTAATGAGGTTGCCGAAGCTGTAGTTAAGGGTAGCACTGGCGGCGAGGAGTCGATTCTTCCTGTTCGAGCATTGATTTCGTTGCTTGATGGGTTTCATGATCTCACTGGCTTGCCTTG CCAAGACACTGTTTATGCATTACTATATTGCTTCATAATAGTTTCAATGACGTTGGTGGGGGAGGATTCGTTGGTCGTAGTCCTATAG